From a single Pseudorasbora parva isolate DD20220531a chromosome 17, ASM2467924v1, whole genome shotgun sequence genomic region:
- the LOC137044747 gene encoding calcium-responsive transactivator has translation MSVSECDESDCALLLQEDSQNMKLSQIGRLQSRYSQSRYSQSRYSQSRYSQSRHSQPRYSQSRYSQSRYSQSRYSQSRCSRYSQSRYSQSRYSQSRHSQSRYSQSRYSQSRYSQSRYSQSRYSQSRYSQSRYSPSRFSQSRYSQSRYSPSRYSQSRYSHPDTLSPITLSPVTLSLDTLSPDTLSPDTLSPDTLSPDTLSPDTLSPDTLSPDTLSPDTLSPVTLSRYSQPRYSQSHYSQPHYSQSRYSQSRHSQSRHSQSRYSQPRYSQSRYSQSRYSQSRYSQSRYSVPILSAPSQYSQSRYSQSHYSQSRYSQSHYSQSHYSQSHYSQSRYSQSHYSQSHYSQSHYSQSHYSQSRYSQSRYSQSRYSQSRYSQSRYSQSQYSQSRYSQSRYSQSHYSQPHYSQSRYSQSRHSQSRHSQSRYSQPRYSHPNTLSPVTLSPITLSPVTLSPITLSPITLSPITLSPITLSPVTLSPDTLSPDTLSPVTLSPSRYSQSRYSQSRYSQSRYSQSRYSRSRYSRSRYSQSRYSQSRYSQSRYSHPNTLSPVTLSPITLSPVTLSPITLSPITLSPITLSPITLSPVTLSPDTLSPDTLSPVTLSPSRYSQSRYSQSRYSQSRYSQSRHSQSRHSQPRYSQSRYSQSRYSQSRWISQQGYHEDQNSLHV, from the exons tcccgatactctcagtcccgatactctcagtcccgatactctcagtctcgatactctcagtcccgacaCTCTCAGccccgatactctcagtcccgatactctcagtcccgatactctcagtcccgatactctcagtcccgatgt tcccgatactctcagtcccgatactctcagtcccgatactctcagtcccgtcaCTCTCAGTCCagatactctcagtcccgatactctcagtcccgttactctcagtcccgatactctcagtcccgatactctcagtcccgatactctcagtcccgttactctcCGTCCCGATTTtctcagtcccgttactctcagtcccgttactctccgtcccgatactctcagtcccgatactctca CCCTGATACTCTCAGTCCCATTACTCTCAGCCCCGTTACTCTCAGTCTCGATACTCTCAGTCCTGACACTCTCAGTCCCGAcactctcagtcccgatactctcagccccgatactctcagtcccgatactctcagtcccgatactctcagccccgatactctcagtcccgatactctcagtcccgttactctgtcccgatactctcagccccgatactctcagtcccaTTACTCTCAGCCCCATTACTCTCAGTCtcgatactctcagtcccgacactctcagtcccgacactctcagtcccgatactctcagccccgatactctcagtcccgatactctcagtcccgatactctcagtcccgttactctcagtcccgttactctGTCCCGATACTCTCAGCCCCA tcccaatactctcagtcccgttactctcagtcccattactctcagtcccgttactctcagtcccATTACTCTCAGTCCCATTACTCTCAGTCCCattactctcagtcccgttactctcagtcccATTACTCTCAGTCCCATTACTCTCAGTCCCATTACTCTCAGTCCCattactctcagtcccgttactctcagtcccgatactctcagtcccgatactctcagtcccgttactctcagtcccgttactctcagtcccaatactctcagtcccgttactctcagtcccgatactctcagtcccaTTACTCTCAGCCCCATTACTCTCAGTCtcgatactctcagtcccgacactctcagtcccgacactctcagtcccgatactctcagccccgatactctca tcccaatactctcagtcccgttactctcagtcccattactctcagtcccgttactctcagtcccATTACTCTCAGTCCCATTACTCTCAGTCCCATTACTCTCAGTCCCattactctcagtcccgttactctcagtcccgatactctcagtcccgatactctcagtcccgttactctcagtccc tcccgatactctcagtcccgatactctcagtcccgttactctcagtcccgatactctcagtcccgatactctcgGTCCCGATACTCTCggtcccgatactctcagtcccgatactctcagtcccgatactctcagtcccgatactctca tcccaatactctcagtcccgttactctcagtcccattactctcagtcccgttactctcagtcccATTACTCTCAGTCCCATTACTCTCAGTCCCATTACTCTCAGTCCCattactctcagtcccgttactctcagtcccgatactctcagtcccgatactctcagtcccgttactctcagtccc tcccgttactctcagtcccgatactctcagtcccgatactctcagtcccgatactctcagtctCGACACTCTCAGTCCCGACACTCTCAGccccgatactctcagtcccgatactctcagtcccgatactctcagtcccgat GGATTTCACAACAGGGTTATCACGAAGACCAGAACTCTCTACATGTCTAA